A genomic window from Camelina sativa cultivar DH55 chromosome 2, Cs, whole genome shotgun sequence includes:
- the LOC104720398 gene encoding uncharacterized protein LOC104720398 produces the protein MATENPITTETVALTEKKMDMSLDEIIKMEKSNTNVNKGKKQRSSNKKEKFNGPAKNNTVKAQRYMDSRSDVRQGAFAKRRSNFQGNQFPVTTAVARKAASANPRGRPYNTGRMTTNTNQSRFITPPVQNRSVQRGFVAKQHQQQQRVNIEQKQANGQRQWPQTLDSRFASMKEERMRMSRFVDNRSNGGNNGARLYQQQQQRSTVPWGRRATRFPN, from the exons ATGGCGACTGAAAACCCTATTACTACGGAGACTGTTGCCCTCACTGAGAAGAAAATGGACATGTCTTtag ATGAAATTATTAAGATGGAAAAGAGCAATACCAATGTGAATAAGGGCAAGAAACAGAGATCGTCG aataaaaaggagaaatttaATGGTCCTGCGAAAAATAATACGGTTAAAGCACAGCGTTATATGGACTCACGGTCTGATGTTAGACAG GGTGCGTTTGCTAAGAGAAGGTCTAATTTCCAAGGAAACCAGTTTCCTGTAACAACAGCTGTTGCTCGTAAAGCCGCTTCTGCTAATCCGCGTGGTAGGCCTTATAATACTGGAAGGATGACGACTAATACGAATCAATCAAG GTTTATTACTCCACCAGTTCAGAATAGATCTGTACAGAGAGGGTTCGTCGCAAAG CAACATCAGCAGCAGCAAAGGGTAAACATAGAGCAGAAGCAAGCTAATGGACAAAGGCAATGGCCTCAGACGCTGGACTCTCGGTTTGCAAGcatgaaagaagagagaatgagaatgagtAGGTTTGTAGACAATAGAAGCAATGGAGGCAACAATGGCGCTAGATTgtatcagcagcagcagcagcgtTCGACGGTCCCGTGGGGGAGAAGAGCTACAAGATTCCCCAACTGA
- the LOC104720409 gene encoding UDP-glucose 4-epimerase 5-like: protein MAKNVLVTGGAGYIGSHTVLQLLLGGYSAVVVDNLDNSSAASLERVKKLAAEHGERLSFHQVDLRDRPALEKIFSETKFDAVIHFAGLKAVGESVEKPLLYYNNNLVGTITLLEVMAQHGCKNLVFSSSATVYGSPKEVPCTEESPISALNPYGRTKLFIEEICRDVYGSDPEWKIILLRYFNPVGAHPSGEIGEDPLGIPNNLMPFVQQVAVGRRPHLTVFGNDYNTKDGTGVRDYIHVIDLADGHIAALRKLEDSKIGCEVYNLGTGNGTSVLEMVDAFEKASGKKIPLVMAGRRAGDAEVVYASTERAETELNWKAKYGIEEMCRDLWNWASNNPYGYDSSSEDTSH from the exons ATGGCTAAGAACGTTTTAGTAACCGGTGGTGCTGGATACATCGGTAGTCACACGGTGCTTCAACTTCTTCTCGGTGGTTACTCTGCCGTGGTCGTTGATAATCTCGACAATTCCTCCGCCGCCTCGCTCGAGCGTGTTAAAAAACTCGCGGCTGAACACGGCGAACGCCTCTCCTTCCATCAG GTGGATCTTAGGGACAGACCTGCCCTTGAGAAGATATTCTCAGAAACAAA GTTTGATGCAGTGATACACTTTGCTGGACTTAAAGCAGTTGGTGAGAGTGTTGAGAAGCCTTTGCTCTATTATAATAATAACCTTGTTGGGACTATCACTCTTTTGGAAGTTATGGCTCAACATGGCtgcaaaaat CTTGTGTTTTCATCATCAGCAACTGTGTATGGCTCTCCAAAAGAAGTTCCATGTACAGAGGAGTCTCCTATTTCTGCATTGAACCCATATGGACGAACAAAG CTATTCATCGAGGAGATCTGCCGTGATGTATACGGTTCTGACCCGGAATGGAAGATTATATTACTTAGGTATTTCAATCCTGTTGGTGCACATCCTAGTGGTGAAATTGGCGAAGATCCTCTCGGTATTCCAAACAATCTCATGCCTTTTGTTCAACAAGTCGCTGTTGGCAGGAGACCTCATCTCACTGTCTTTGGAAATGATTACAATACAAAAGATGGAACAGGG gtTCGAGATTACATTCATGTTATTGATTTAGCTGATGGACACATAGCGGCTCTGCGAAAACTAGAGGATAGCAAGATCG GTTGTGAAGTGTACAATCTCGGAACAGGAAATGGAACATCTGTTCTTGAAATGGTTGATGCTTTTGAGAAAGCGTCCGGGAAG AAAATCCCTCTTGTGATGGCTGGACGTCGAGCAGGAGACGCTGAAGTTGTTTACGCCTCAACGGAAAGAGCAGAAACTGAACTGAATTGGAA GGCTAAGTATGGAATCGAGGAGATGTGTAGAGATTTGTGGAACTGGGCCAGTAATAATCCTTATGgatatgattcttcttctgaagACACCTCTCATTAA
- the LOC104720424 gene encoding GDSL esterase/lipase At4g10955-like, translated as MMICERDDFSLTGPLLLTSIDWANEHHRRSVAASLVQGIYVAERDRQLQRIGPDLALSPIWSEFFHFRLIRKLVDDADNSIFGGIYEYKPPQPSSHTVKSMEMSPRFVIAFRGTVTKADSISRDIELDIHVIRNGLHTTTRFEIAIQAVRNIVASVGSGSNVWLAGHSLGASMALLTGKTTARTGVFPECFAFNPPFLSAPIERIKDKRIKHGIRIAGSVITAGLALAKKATQQYNQNHRALPAPPDPFATLSDWFPRLYVNPGDHLCSEYIGYFEHRNKMEEIGIGFVERVATQHSLGGMLLGGQEPIHLMPSSVLTVNLTSSRDFKQAHGIHQWWGENQKFETKVYQYN; from the exons atGATGATTTGTGAGAGAGATGACTTCAGTCTCACTGGGCCATTACTCTTAACATCTATAGATTG GGCTAATGAACATCATAGACGATCCGTAGCTGCTTCTTTGGTTCAAGGAATCTATGTAGCTGAGCGTGACCGTCAGCTACAAAGGATAGGTCCTGATTTAGCTCTATCTCCAATATGGTCTGAGTTTTTCCATTTCCGCCTTATTCGTAAGCTTGTCGATGATGCTGATAACTCCATTTTCGGAGGAATCTATGAGTATAAACCACCGCAACCGTCCTCTCATACTGTCAAATCCATGGAAATGAGTCCGCGTTTTGTGATTGCCTTCAGAGGAACGGTTACAAAAGCAGACTCTATCTCCCGTGACATCGAGTTAGACATTCATGTTATCAGAAACGGGCTTCACACGACGACAAGGTTTGAGATAGCTATCCAAGCAGTGAGAAACATTGTTGCTTCGGTTGGTAGTGGTTCGAATGTGTGGCTTGCTGGTCATTCTCTTGGTGCATCCATGGCATTGCTTACCGGGAAAACAACAGCTAGAACCGGAGTTTTTCCTGAGTGTTTCGCTTTCAATCCACCTTTTTTGTCAGCCCCTATCGAAAGAATCAAAGATAAGAGGATCAAACACGGGATACGCATCGCAG GCAGTGTGATCACAGCTGGACTAGCTCTAGCCAAAAAAGCCACTCAGCAATACAACCAAAACCACCGTGCATTACCCGCACCACCCGACCCATTTGCAACCTTATCCGACTGGTTCCCACGGCTGTACGTTAACCCTGGAGACCACTTGTGCTCAGAGTATATTGGTTACTTCGAGCACCGAAACAAGATGGAAGAAATAGGAATCGGGTTTGTTGAGCGGGTAGCGACGCAGCACTCGTTGGGAGGTATGCTGTTAGGAGGACAAGAGCCTATTCATCTGATGCCGTCTTCGGTTTTAACTGTGAACTTAACCTCGtcaagagactttaaacaagctcatgGGATTCATCAGTGGTGGGGAGAAAATCAGAAGTTTGAAACCAAAGTATACCAATACAACTGA
- the LOC104720417 gene encoding GDSL esterase/lipase At5g08460-like yields MSIKLLVLVFSFLIIFTRPKLIADHHLSPSISPFYPSIPPFLPPSPSLRAKSPVVKPSLPFVPALFVFGDSSVDCGTNNFLGTLARADRLPYGRDFDTHQPTGRFCNGRIPVDFLADRLGLPFVPSYLGQTGTVEDMFQGVNYASAGAGIILSSGSELGQRVSFAMQVEQFVDTFQQMILSIGEEVSERLVSNSVFYISIGVNDYIHFYIRNISNVQNLYTPWNFNQFLASNMRQELKTLYNVKVRRMVVMGLPPIGCAPYYLWKYRSQNGECAEEVNSMIMESNFVMRYTVDKLNRELPGASIIYCDVFQSAMDILRNHQLYGFNETTDACCGLGRYKGWLPCISPEMACPDASGHLWWDQFHPTDAVNAILADNVWNSRHVDMCYPTNLETMLRHA; encoded by the exons ATGTCGATCAAGCTTCTCGTTCTTGTGTTCTCTTTTCTGATAATCTTCACGAGACCCAAATTGATCGCCGATCATCACTTGTCTCCGAGTATCTCGCCGTTTTATCCTTCGATTCCGCCGTTTTTACCTCCGTCGCCGTCGCTAAGAGCAAAATCTCCGGTGGTGAAGCCGTCTTTGCCTTTTGTACCGGCGTTGTTCGTGTTCGGAGATTCCTCTGTTGATTGCGGAACCAATAACTTTCTAGGGACCTTGGCGAGAGCAGATCGTCTTCCCTACGGTAGAGATTTTGATACGCATCAGCCGACGGGGAGGTTTTGCAATGGAAGGATCCCAGTTGATTTTCTAG CTGATCGTCTAGGGTTACCATTCGTTCCTAGCTATCTTGGACAAACTGGGACTGTTGAAGACATGTTTCAAGGTGTAAACTATGCATCAGCTGGTGCTGGAATCATCTTATCTAGTGGATCCGAACTG GGCCAGAGGGTTTCATTTGCTATGCAGGTTGAGCAGTTCGTTGATACATTCCAGCAGATGATACTGAGTATTGGGGAGGAAGTTTCGGAGCGTTTGGTCTCAAACTCCGTTTTCTACATATCGATTGGAGTGAATGATTACATACATTTCTATATCAGGAACATCTCCAATGTGCAGAATCTCTATACTCCTTGGAATTTTAATCAGTTCTTGGCTTCCAATATGAGACAGGAGCTCAAG ACTTTGTACAATGTCAAGGTGAGGAGGATGGTGGTGATGGGTTTGCCACCGATAGGCTGTGCACCATACTACCTGTGGAAATACAGGAGCCAGAACGGAGAATGTGCAGAAGAAGTGAACAGCATGATCATGGAATCCAACTTTGTCATGAGATACACTGTAGATAAGCTCAACCGTGAGCTTCCTGGCGCTTCCATTATCTACTGCGACGTGTTCCAAAGCGCTATGGACATCCTCAGGAACCACCAACTCTATG GTTTTAATGAGACGACAGATGCGTGTTGTGGACTAGGGAGATACAAGGGATGGCTTCCGTGCATCTCGCCGGAAATGGCTTGCCCCGACGCCTCAGGTCACCTCTGGTGGGATCAGTTTCATCCAACAGACGCCGTTAACGCCATCCTCGCCGACAATGTATGGAATAGTCGCCACGTGGACATGTGTTACCCTACTAACCTAGAAACTATGCTTCGTCATGCTTAG